AGCTGGACTATTTTCTTTAATTAAGAAAACAAAAGGATCTGAGTATCTTCTATTACCAATAGTATTTTTCTTTTTCTCACTAGGAGGAGCAGTTTTTGGAATGGGAGAGGAAGCTATTCCATTTGCAATGGTACTAATTCCAATAGTTATTGGAATGGGATATGATGCTATAACTGGAATTTTAATAACTTATGTTTCAACTCAAATAGGATTTGCAACTTCATGGATGAATCCTTTTAGTGTAGCTATAGCTCAAGGAGTTGCAGGAGTTCCAGTGTTATCAGGAGCAGGATTCAGAATTGCTATGTGGATATTTTTTACGGGATTAGGTATAGCATTTACTTTAAGATATGCAAAAAGAGTAAAAGAGAATCCAGAGTCATCAATCTCTTACGAAACAGATGCGTATTATAGAAGTGAATTCAGTATTGAAGAGCATCAAGATATGGAGTTTAAGCTAGGACATAAATTAGTATTAGCAATCGTAGTTTTAGGAATGGCATGGATAATTTATGGAGTTGTAAAATTTGGATATTTCTTACCAGAAATAGCAACTCAATTTGTAATAATGGGAGTAGCATCTGGAATTGTTGGTGTTATATTTAAACTTGATGATATGAGAATCAATGATATAGCTTCATCTTTTAGAAAAGGAGCAGAGGATTTAATAGGAGCAGCTATAGTTGTTGGAATGGCAAAAGGAATTGTATTAGTATTAGGTGGAGCAGAAGCAGGAGAGCCAAGTGTTTTAAATACAGTTCTAAATTGGGTAGCAACAGGATTAAGTGGATTACCATCAGCAATATGTGCTTGGATGATGTATATTTTCCAATCTATATTTAATTTCTTTGTAGTTTCTGGATCTGGACAAGCAGCTCTTACTATGCCAATAATGGCACCATTATCAGATTTAGTTGGAGTTCCAAGACAAGTTGCCGTACTTGCCTTCCAATTAGGGGATGGATTTACTAATCTAATAGTTCCAACTTCAGGTATATTAATTGCAATATTAGGAATAGCGAAATTAGATTGGATAGTTTGGGCTAAATTTCAATTAAAGTTTCAAGGAATTTTATTTTTCTTTGGTTCGTTATTTGTTATAGCTGGAGTATTAATGAATTTACAATAATATATGATCAAAGGTTATAGATTAAATTAATATCTATAGCCTTTTTTTATTATATTTTTTTATAATCTGATTTACATTTAAAAAAATGTTATAATATATCTATATGTATACTAAATTAAGATGATATATTTGAAAAAGGGAATATGGTAGGGAAGGGGAAAGTTATGTGTATTCAAGATTATGAAAAAATAATAAAGAGATATTTAAAGAAAAAAATAGGATTTTCTTTAGCAATAATGATAAGTTTTCTCATAACTGGAGAGATAATATATGGCTCTGGAGAATATAAGAATAAAGAGAAGAATACCCAATTCTTTTTTAATTTGTTTTTAAATAATTAATAAAAAGAAGAAAATTTTACTAAAGTAAGCATCAGCTATTAACAAAGTAAAACTTTCTTCTTTTTTATCTATAATTTTTTTAGGGTTATGAAATTTTTTATTTTATCTAACATCATTAATAACTTTTAAAACTTTTCCTATTACTTTGAACTCATCTTGAGGATAAACATAGATAGGTTGATAATTAGGATTATCACTTAAAAGGGCAAAGAAATTTTTAGTAACTTTTATTCTTTTGACAAATGACTCACCATTTACTAAAAATGCACCAACTTCTCCATCTCTTAATTCATTGCCTTGTCTACAAAGAATGATTGATTGATTTTTGATCGTAGGCTCCATTGAATCACCTTTTACATTTATAGCAAAAATATTTTCAGAATTTTTGATACCAGGTAAAGAGATATAATCTATTGGTTCTTCGTCAGTAATCATACCTATTCCAGCACTTATTCTTGAAAATAGAGGAATAAGTACATTATTATTTGAAATATCTTTAATTACTTTTCTTTTAGAAAGTTCTTTTTCATCAGATAATCTTTTTATTTCA
Above is a genomic segment from Candidatus Fusobacterium pullicola containing:
- the yfcC gene encoding putative basic amino acid antiporter YfcC produces the protein MKKKFNMPDTYVIIFFVVIFAAILTHTVPVGKFQMEKVTYITETGAEKTRVVPVAGSFAYELNEQGEPLVKGVKFFEPGGNVGVANYVFEGITSGDKWGTAVGVIAFILITGGAFGIILRTKAVEAGLFSLIKKTKGSEYLLLPIVFFFFSLGGAVFGMGEEAIPFAMVLIPIVIGMGYDAITGILITYVSTQIGFATSWMNPFSVAIAQGVAGVPVLSGAGFRIAMWIFFTGLGIAFTLRYAKRVKENPESSISYETDAYYRSEFSIEEHQDMEFKLGHKLVLAIVVLGMAWIIYGVVKFGYFLPEIATQFVIMGVASGIVGVIFKLDDMRINDIASSFRKGAEDLIGAAIVVGMAKGIVLVLGGAEAGEPSVLNTVLNWVATGLSGLPSAICAWMMYIFQSIFNFFVVSGSGQAALTMPIMAPLSDLVGVPRQVAVLAFQLGDGFTNLIVPTSGILIAILGIAKLDWIVWAKFQLKFQGILFFFGSLFVIAGVLMNLQ
- a CDS encoding LexA family transcriptional regulator, which translates into the protein MDFKTYLKTRREALGFSQNKFAKMAGITQSYYNGIERGEVKNPPSEEILDKFVKILLLTPSEGDKLKYLAAIERTPAIILNEIKRLSDEKELSKRKVIKDISNNNVLIPLFSRISAGIGMITDEEPIDYISLPGIKNSENIFAINVKGDSMEPTIKNQSIILCRQGNELRDGEVGAFLVNGESFVKRIKVTKNFFALLSDNPNYQPIYVYPQDEFKVIGKVLKVINDVR